The following nucleotide sequence is from Cicer arietinum cultivar CDC Frontier isolate Library 1 chromosome 2, Cicar.CDCFrontier_v2.0, whole genome shotgun sequence.
CTCTTGTTGCAATTTGCAACCAAAAAAGAGTTTGCCATATTCTCttattcatcaaaatttattgGATATAAATTCTCTATCTATCTTTTTCTCTTCAGTTCTGAACCAAATATTAGAAGGTAGATAtgctctttctctttctctttgtGATAAAATTGATTGAATATAAAAAGTTGTAATctctgaaagaaaaaaattagattttacaaataatttttaaaattgtttagtTCAAATTTTGATGAGAAAATATTGTAACAATTGAATCAAACTAAActgtttattttaattgttttttctctctctaaaaaACCAAACCATGCATTTtggatatttaaatttattggaaaaatgagaagttggtgtaattaagagagaaaaagtTGGATTGCTAGTAAAGAGAGAACATATATGTGAGTCCACTTTTCTCAAATCAactaaaattgagtttttatatattaatcgATTTAGACAAATTTTAATTAGTACAGATTTATGGAGTAATACAGTTGAGTTAGTTTAAGCAAtggatttttatatttttttcgcTGTCAAAAAGACTATTTTACTAATtagaattaagaaaaatattttaatgaataatattaattttattattaaaaccgacgcaaataattattttaataattgcatacaatatttttttccaaGTAATTGCGGacaactaaatatatatatttttttaaaggaaaatgTAAGAGATACTTTATGGccaaataattgaatatttacttatttattaaagAGAAACGTGAGAAACAAGTGTTTGTGAATCTTGAAGTTCCAAACCAATCTCTCTGTGTTTAAAAATCATCAtcaaaccctaaccctaaaccaaATCCACaaattcaaatcattctcaATTCAATCCAATCTCatcaattcaaataattttgaaaacaaaaagaaaaaatgctTCAATCTCCAGGCCACTCTCCGCTCCATCTCTCTTCACCATCTCCTTCAATTTCCGAATTTTCGATACAAAACCCTAACAATTCTGGTTCGATTGTTCAACACCAGAAGAATCAAAGGAATCCAACGGTTCTCGATGAAGACACGTATGCTGAAGCCATAGAGAAGATTATCGAGCGCGATTACTTTCCTGATATCTCGAAGCTTCGTGATCGACTCGATTGGCTCGAAGCAATCAAAACCGGCGACCCTGTTCAAATTCGCGATGCGCAATTGAAAATCATCGAGCGTCGTCGTGGTGGAAAGGTAACGGCTTCGAACCCTCTCGATTCGAGAAATTCTCGCACACCTGGTTCCACTTTTGTTAGAAATTTCACACCTTTAGATGAATTTGATGGTAAAACCCCTATAACACCTGGTTTGAATGTTGCTGAGGGAGAGAGAGAAGAGGTTGGTGGTGTGGATACTTCACTTGGACTTGATCAGTTTCTAGGTAGGTATACTAGTGAGGATAATCAAAGCTTTTCGAAGATTTTGGAGAGAGTTAATAGGAAGAGGAAAGAGAGGTTTGGGTATTTGAATGATAGTGCGAATGCAAATGCAAATGCTATTGAAGATGAAAAGAGGGATAGGATAACTGATGGTTATGGTACATCTTATCAACCTCCTAGTTCATTGGAAGGATGGAATTATACTGCTAAGAATTTGTTGATGTATCATCCTGCTGATAGGGGTGAGGTTCCTTTGACTGAGGAGGAAAGGGCTGTTAGAATTAAAGCCTCCACGAAGGAGATTGATCGGTCCAATACTAGGTTTCATGGTAAAATGATGGATTCTAGGCCGAAAGATGGGGATACTCCTATTGAGATGCTTTATACTCCTGTTGCCGGGGCTACTCCGGTCCCTATGTCTTTTCGTGATGGGGATAAGTTGAAGAAGTATGATTTGGAGGATTTGAAGAAGACTCCTAATCCGTTTTATTTGGAGTCTGGGAAGAAAGCTGAGAATGGTTATAGCTTTGTTAAGACGCCGTCGCCTGCGCCGGGGGTTGATGAGTCTCCGTTTATTACTTGGGGAGAAATTGAAGGGACGCCACTGAGGTTGGACATGGAGGATACGCCGATTGATATTGGTGGTAGTGCTGATGGACCTCATTATAGGATTCCCTCTGCACCAGCAAGAGATGAAAAGGCACACTCGCTTTCTAGGGAGGCTGCGCGGAATCTTAGGGAGAGGTCGAAGATGTTTCGTAAACCACCGTTGGCATCACCGGTTAGAGGCGGAAGTGCTAGTCCGAGCATGCGGACACTTTCTCCTGCTGCTCAGAAGTTCGTTCGGAATGCAATAGCCAAGTCATCGTCTTCCGTTGACGAAACACTTCGTGCAAGTTACCGCGGTTCTACTCCTGCTTTGGCGACTCCTAATAGAGTTAGAAGTGTGTCGAGGTTTGGTAGAGATGAGAGCTTGGTTTCCAGGTCTCCATCTGTTAGAGAGGGCTCCAATCCCCCCTGGTGAAATTGttgtaatatattttgaaacatttataaaataactgtGGTGTGTTTTTTTTATCCTGGATAGCATGTCAAAAtctcatcaaatttataaattttaaaaaagagaaatgtataagaataatgaaatttgcattatgaATTTTGTAACCTCAGCCCAGAATGTTAATCCTGTTAGTTTTTGTTACTGGTTACCAGTATGCAAATCTTGTTGACAAAAGCTCTCCAATCAATCCCCTGTATATGGAAGGCATTGCTGAATATTGGATTGACTATAAAGTTACTATCGGCCTTTTGCTTGTTACATAGGGCGTTGTTCTTATTGCCATGTTTTTCCATATCTTTTTTGGTAGTCCAATGCATATTTTATGGTATGGCCTCTTAGAGTAATTTATGAGATGAAGGTAGGATCCAAGACTCGGGTTGTTGAGCCTGTATGcaacataattaactttctCTGTCTGGTCTTCCATTGGATCTGCATGcccttttaataaaataaagggTTAATAGCATGAAGCAAGGTTTCTTCTTCCCACGGAGGTGCCATTCGTTTCATGGGGAAGATGTGCTTTCTGAAGAGTAGTATGAACAAAGTGGtcttaatattttggagattctcttagaatataaaaaattgggatcttaatataaaaatataattttgataattataaattattttgaaatattatatttttatcggataaaacacaattcaaattacttaatttaaatttatcaaaataagtaaattgtaaataatatttaaatacaattttaaacaaatactAACCTTTTTAGTTAGTTAAAAAGAggtattattttaattctttttgaagtaaatttatcaatcaagtttctatattatatttaaataaaattattttatttagtaaGTAAACTAAAAAGTTGAGACCCTCATAATTTAAGAGCCTTATGCAATATCACCAACATATCATaccataatttctatttttttttaaaggtgtCTACTAGATATATATCGGTGATGTGACAAAAACAAAGATAGAAAATTCTTAAAAATGTGGAGTGTCTATATATCATTACTTGTGGTTATCAAATATTTTCCGTAATCCTGTGGATCTAGTATAGTCGAAGCATTTTACTATTTGGCATCTCGTGAAGGTTAGATAGCTGTTAAACCCAATTATTTAGCTGTAAAAagtttatcctttttttttttttttttttttcatgccAAAAGAAAAGCTGGTCTCTCTATATAGATATCATTTATTATAACAATATCAGCAATGTATAATTATGTATAGAAATGAATTAAAGGAAATAGATGTATTTATTCTAAAAgttgaattaataaatttttgtatatatagaGAGTATTTTGTATCATGAGATATATTCTTGAATTAAATTGTAGACAATAAAAATAGCATAGAGAGTTGGAAAGTTGTTTGGTAGAATTAGAGTTATTAACATTAACcaaatcaacaaataatcattaatatggttattttaaacattgattatatatatttaaagttcAAGTCATCGTaattttgaataactttttttaatttttaatttggcaactgattattattactattaagaAGTTTGATGAATCAGAGAGCACGGGTTGAACCTGAAACCTTTTTTGcttttgaatgaaaaatatttctCCATTCTCGTGAATGCAACAAATTCCGAATCCGATTCAGTGTTTTCAATTACGTAACCTTATGACTCTGCTTCATGTGTCAatacaaagaaagaaaaaagagttGTAAAAATATCgagaaagtgaaaaaaaaataatcataaagtgataataaaaaatttgccAACTCATCCAACTGTACAAACGACGTCGTTCAATGAGTTTCGTTCCTCCTATTTAATCTAATCTTACGCGTTCTTaattttcaatcaattcggTGTTCACAGTGTTCAACTTCAACTTCAAGAACATCAAATTCTTCTTTCACACGTAATCATTCACCATTTCTTATGTAATTAAACTACCTTTcgcatttcaatttcaatttcaatttcattttactTCAATCAATTATATCCTTAATTAAccacaatttcaattttattttaatatttctgcTATAATAGTACTTCTTGCATGCATCATTCTATTATATTCTTTTCATTCTTGGTGTTATTATGATCATGCATattctttagttttttttattaattcttattattatatgaTGATAATTGATGAATACAATTGTGTTGTGATAGTGTAACTGAAATTAGGGTATTGAATTGAAAATATGCCTGCTGAGAATTGGGATGGAGAAGTGGAAGCATTTGTTGAAGTTGATCCAACAGGAAGGTTTGGTCGTTACAATGATTTACTAGGTTATGGAGCTGTGAAAAAAGTTTACAGAGGTTTTGATCAAGAAGAAGGAATTGAAGTTGCGTGGAATCAAGTTCGGCTTCGGAATTTCAGCGATGATCCTGTTCTTATCAATCGTCTTCATTCCGAGGTTGAATTGCTCAGAAATCTTAGTAATAAGTACATAATTGTTTGTTATAGTGTTTGGAAAGACGATGATCTCggtaatatcaattttattaccgAGGTTTGTACTTCGGGTAACCTTAGGGATTATAGGAAGAAACATCGACATGTTTCTATTAAGGCGTTTAAGAAATGGTCGAAACAAGTGCTTGAGGGATTGGAATATCTTCATACTCATGACCCCTGCATTATTCATAGAGATCTCAATTGCAGTAACATCTTTGTTAATGGAAACATAGGCCAGGTTAGTTGCTTGGTTTGGTATTTTGTTATGAATAGTATAGAACTTAATGTATGTTTGTTGGTTATggttaaattgttattttttcttaGGTAATGAATTTAATGATTGAGTTTTGTTGTTGGCTATTATAAGTATAAATGACTGATGATATAGCAAAAGGTCTTCAGACTGAACTGAATAAATATTGAACACTAGTTGCGGCCGAGATCGCGTTTGTGAGGTATATTGAAAGGAAAAACATACGAATAATGACTTCATTTAAGTTGTTTATGCTTCCAATAATTTGACTTTGGATAGATATTTCTGTATATTCTCCACCTTAAATAATGGACGGTTTGATATATGGATTTATCTCCTCTTAAGTGAGTAGTTAGTAAAATGTAAAAATGAAGGGGTTTTTTTACGAGTAAAAAGAAGAGTTAATATTTCAGTGAACTCGTGATTTGTTATGCATGTACAtgtaatatcaaattttgattcAATTATCAGTAGTTTATTCACTTAACACTCTAAAGTGAGTTGCAGGTCATTAGAGGAGTTTGATATAGACTTGTGATTTAACAAGTTATATATGTGCTTTTTTGAAAGTTAGTTTTTCGATTTGGGTTTTTTTGTAGGTGAAAATTGGTGATCTGGGATTGGCTGCAATAGTGGGGCGTAGTCATGCAGCACATTCAATTTTAGGGACACCTGAGTATATGGCACCTGAGCTTTATGAAGAAGATTACACTGAGATGGTGGACATATACTCTTTCGGAATGTGTCTGCTTGAAATGGTTACAACAGAGATACCTTATAGTGAATGTGACAGTGTAGCCAAGATATACAAAAAGGTCACAATGGGAATTAAGCCTCAGGCCTTTAGCAAAGTCAGAGATCCAGAAGTGAAGGCATTCATTGAGAAATGCATAGCACAGCCAAGGGCAAGACCTTCAGCCACTGATCTTCTTAAGGATCCTTTCTTTTTTGAACTCAACAATGATGAAGATCAATCAACACCTATCACTTGATTTCCTTCATTCACTCGTATACATTTGCTGACCACCTTTTGTCCAACTATAGTACTTTTTAATTCCAACTACATCAATATCCACAATTGCTTTGTTAGTATGTTCCATTTCAATTTCACTATATCAGTAATGTACATAACTTCATCAATGGACTGAAAGGCAAATCCATCCACTTGTTGATTTGCCAATCTTAGAACATGCAAAACAATATAGAAGAAAATTTTCCTTTGCATATCATGGTAGTCAGAGATTAAATCGACTCAAAACTGTCCTATTTATGACAAGGTGAGACCCACAAATTAATGTTGTGGCAAATATGTAGTGGAAAGCACCAACTCTTGAGTTGAATCTATTGGCTGTCTTTAATTATTGActatacctttttttttattggtgaCATGGAAGTTGGTATTAAATCAAGAAAATTGAAAAGTAGTGTTACCTAATTCATTACACTGTCACTAGAGAGAACCCCGAGAGAATATCGGCAAGGGTTTGGCGTTGATATGTTAAT
It contains:
- the LOC101508936 gene encoding uncharacterized protein; this encodes MLQSPGHSPLHLSSPSPSISEFSIQNPNNSGSIVQHQKNQRNPTVLDEDTYAEAIEKIIERDYFPDISKLRDRLDWLEAIKTGDPVQIRDAQLKIIERRRGGKVTASNPLDSRNSRTPGSTFVRNFTPLDEFDGKTPITPGLNVAEGEREEVGGVDTSLGLDQFLGRYTSEDNQSFSKILERVNRKRKERFGYLNDSANANANAIEDEKRDRITDGYGTSYQPPSSLEGWNYTAKNLLMYHPADRGEVPLTEEERAVRIKASTKEIDRSNTRFHGKMMDSRPKDGDTPIEMLYTPVAGATPVPMSFRDGDKLKKYDLEDLKKTPNPFYLESGKKAENGYSFVKTPSPAPGVDESPFITWGEIEGTPLRLDMEDTPIDIGGSADGPHYRIPSAPARDEKAHSLSREAARNLRERSKMFRKPPLASPVRGGSASPSMRTLSPAAQKFVRNAIAKSSSSVDETLRASYRGSTPALATPNRVRSVSRFGRDESLVSRSPSVREGSNPPW
- the LOC101509252 gene encoding probable serine/threonine-protein kinase WNK11, whose translation is MPAENWDGEVEAFVEVDPTGRFGRYNDLLGYGAVKKVYRGFDQEEGIEVAWNQVRLRNFSDDPVLINRLHSEVELLRNLSNKYIIVCYSVWKDDDLGNINFITEVCTSGNLRDYRKKHRHVSIKAFKKWSKQVLEGLEYLHTHDPCIIHRDLNCSNIFVNGNIGQVKIGDLGLAAIVGRSHAAHSILGTPEYMAPELYEEDYTEMVDIYSFGMCLLEMVTTEIPYSECDSVAKIYKKVTMGIKPQAFSKVRDPEVKAFIEKCIAQPRARPSATDLLKDPFFFELNNDEDQSTPIT